Sequence from the Ailuropoda melanoleuca isolate Jingjing chromosome 10, ASM200744v2, whole genome shotgun sequence genome:
TCCCCTAGTACCTGGTTCAGCACCTGGAACTGGATCAGGAGCTCCGTGCTGGCCAGGGACCACACTCTCACACTCCCGTCATCACTGCACGTGGCCCAGTGGGACGTGCTGGGGCTGAAGACCACCTCGTTCACCTGCAGGAAGCCAGCCAGCCCCCCCTGAGGCTGTGTGGCCCTCGGGCAGAGGAAGACACAGCAGGGCCAggtctgttttgtcttttaaagattctacttTTTAACGTAATCTCtatccccaatgtggggctcaaactcacgaccccaagatcaagtcgcacactcttccgactgagccagccgggcaccccaggTGGGTCTTTCTGACAAGACTACCCATCTCAGCACAAGCCTGCCTGGCCCCATCCACCGCCATGTGGCATAGAGACACCATCCTGGCCTCCCTCCCAAGTGTCCCCACACGAGACCTGGGTGGGATGGAGTCACTAGAAGCCCACTGGTCGGTTGAACCTGATGGCTCCCTTGCTAAGACAGCATAGAAGGAACTGTTCTGGCAGGCCCTAAAAAGTGGTGACATGATGATGCATGACGACGTGTCCCCAGAGGGCCGCACACAAAAGGTAAAGGAAGACAGCCTGGGCAGGAGAGCGCAGGGAAAAGGAGACACAGAGGCCATTTGCCCAAGAGGGAAAAAACACAGAATGGTCTAGCCTTGAATGTGAATTTCAAGGGTAAGTACGAACTCATAAtacatcttaattaaaaaaacaataattttgctGTGTGGCTAAGCAGCGACTGGCCCCTCTGGCACTCGGACCAGGACCCCCACGTCCATTTCCCACAGGAGGGGCCCCCAGACTGAGAGGGAATAGCCAAGTCTGTTTCTGGGCAGAGCTGCAGAGGGGAGCCTGGAGCACCCTGCCCTTCCACATGAGAGGGAAATCACCTGCGGCCATCAGCTCTGGTCAAGGACTTAGGGCCCAAGTCCGCGTGCGCCGGTGGATGAACGAACATGGAAAGGTACCCGGCACTGACACGCTATGCTACGGATAAACCGTAAGGCTCGTGCTCAGGGAAAGAAGGAACGCCCAGAACAAGTGAATCCAGAGAAACACAGTTGGTCAGTGAGACCCAAGGGCTGGGCAGGGCaatcggggtgggggggtggggcggtgTTTGAAGGGTATGGGGCTTCCTTCTGGGGAGGTGAAATGCCCTCAAATGTGACTGTGGTGACGGCTGTGCAATTCTGGGAAGGTAACACAACCAGAGACTTCAAGAGGGTAAGGCGTACGACGCGTACCTTGTACCTTAACACACAGCTATCACCAAAACACACAAAGGACAGATGATACTCGCCCATCTCAAACTCAAGTTGCTTTGATGGCAACGATTATATCTAAAAAAACGAAAGAGGACTCAGGAGCCAACTTGAAGAGCCTGCCACTGGCCAAAAACAGGGCTTGATAAGCATCAAGAGAGACACTGACTGCAAGGAAGCTGGACCCACATTTCCACCCAGCAGCTCGCACAGAGCCTCACAATCGTACACCAACACTGGAGGCCAAGGAGCCAAACCGGCACTCAGGAGACGCGGCCCAGGAAGGAGAGACTCGCCCACCCTGCGGCTCCTGCCTCAGCCCTACCTCGGAGAAACCAAGCTCGCGAGGCCGTCCCTCGTGGTCAGGATCAGATCAGCACCACCAGCAAGTCCTACCCAAGTAGTGAGTCATTCTAGGAGCACAGCGCCGACAGGCAAGCGGCCCCTGACCAGACCCTGGCCCGGCCTCCAGACCTCTTGGACCTCAGGGAACATAGGGCCGAGAAGCAGGTCCAGCCCAGCTGGTGGGAGGTTCCAGGACAAAGAAGCTTGTTTTCTCAACAAGGAAAGTGCAAGAAAAAATAGTgccaaaagaaaaaggacagagaaggcCAAAAGGCCTCGGTGGGGATGCGTGTGGGTCCTGTGTGGACAAGGGGTAAGCACACAGCTCCAGGCTGTCCTCATCCAGGCACCTCCTGGACCATTTACGCACAAACCCGTCTGACTTGGGCTTGAAGTAAGCCggggaaaggaggggcagagcagagcaCGTGTGGCTTACCGCCCTGCCCCCGTCCAGGCTGGAAATGCCCTCACCTTGCTCCTGTGGCCACTGATGAGGCGGGTGCTGGCACCCTCGGCCCAGCTGATGTACCAGAGCGTGCCTGCCGTGGTGCCCACCACGCCCATGTCCATGCTGTCGTGGAAGACCGCGCTCACGACGGCCCCGTCCAAGGTCAACTCGCGCTCCATGAACACAGAGCtagacctggggtgggggtgaggccagTGGGTGGAAAGTGTGGCGGCAGtgacagcccccacccccagtgacaCGCCCAGCAGCTCACCTGGCGCGTGAGCCCTTGCACCTCAGCTCCGGCACGGCCCCCACGGCCCACAGGCGCAGTCGCCGGGTGTTGCTGCCGCTGACCAGCCTCGCGCCCGAGCACAGCAGCactcctgggaggcaggaggtggCGTGAGCCCCCTCCCCAGATGCCCAGAGCTCGAGACAAGGTCTCCCAGGGAGAAGCCAAGCCTGAGCCGTCAGGGGCTGCAGGGACTCTGTCAGGCACCCACCAATCTCGCCGTCGTCCGCGTCCCAGACCAGGAAGCAGCGGCTGGCACTTGTGTCCCAGACACAGACCTGGCCGGCATTGGAGCCACAGTAAAGCAGAGGTGTGGCCCCGTAGCAGAGCGAGGTCAGCTCGCCCGCCCCCACCTCCTCAGGGATGGGCTCTCGGCGCACCTGAAGGGACACGAGGGAAGCATGGGTCAGCAATGTCCTGAGGCCCAGCCAGACCCCATCCTCCGGAACACCCTGCAAATCCTGGCACCTGGAGGCTGACGTTGGTCCCACGCTGCTGCACGAGCCAAAAGGTAATGGCGCCTTGGCCCACACAGGCCAGCTCGCCAGCATCCCGGGGGTTAAAGGCCACACTGTGCACTGGCTCCGGGAGGTGCGTGGACGCCAGGAGCTCATAGGTGGCCATGCTCCACAGGGCCAGAGTGCTGTCACGGTAGTCCCCTGGCGAAAACGCACGTAGCTGCATCAGCTGCCCGGGGTCCCAGGACAGGCAGGAAAGTCGAGAGGccactgtcctccccacccccactgaccCAGGGTGACAAGCAGCTCGTCATCTGGTGAAAATGCCAGGGCTTGCACCGCGGTGCTGTGATAAGAAATGAGGTGCTGGCAGGAGCCCCCCGGCACGTTCCAGATGCGGATGTGGCAGTGGGAGGAGGTGCCGCTGCAGCCCGAGGCAGAGGCCAGGacctggagggcaggagggcaggacaTTAACAGGGAGGGCATGGCCCACGGCCCATCCTGCTTCTGGCTGGAGGGAAGGGTGGACCAGCATCCCTTGAGCTGCCCTGGAGGTGAGAGCCCGCTGTGGTTGTCAAGAATCCAGGCTCTGACCCtggtgggcagggtgggaggcGAGGCCAGCACCTGAGCATTGTGGCTGAGGGCCAGGGTGGAGATCTCCTCGGGGTGGCCGAGCCAGTGCTGCTGGGCGCCAGAGTGCAGGTCCTCCACCACCACCAGACCGCCACAGGTGTAGGCAAAGAAGCCTGTGGGCAGGAGGGCAGCCCTGAGCCAGTCAGCTGAGGCCAGGGTGCATCTTCCCTGTTGCCTTCCACAGCCATGGGGGCTCACCCCCGGAAAGCCCGCTCAGAGGCTGGAACACAAGACGCTACCGGGAGATCATGTCTCagctcaggcacccctcttgccCTGCCACCCAAACCACCTACGAGCAAGTGCTCACGGGCTCTCCCTGGGGCCTGTCCTAGGGGCAGACAGAGCTGGGCCCTCCCTGTAGCTTCTAGGCTGGGAGCCAGGGTGCGCGGCAGCCCCCACCTGTATCTGGCTTCCAGACCACATTGGCCCGCCCGTTCCCGTTGTAGCCCACAACGGCCTTCAGGAGCAGACGCTCCACGCCAGCACTGGAGACAGAGGCACTCTGCGAGGACACGGACAGGACGCTGGGGTGCCGGCACAGTGCCCGGCAGCCCGCCCCTGCAACTCAGGCTCTCCCGCATCAGGCTGGGGCCTGCGATGAAGCCTGGGGGGATGCAGGCTCCCAGAAGGAGACAAATGGCAGGAACACAGGCCCCAAAACCCACGTGAGCAGCCAGCAGAGCTCAGGGTGCAAAGAGAAAAGTGCACGTGGGAGGTGTGGGAGGCAGCGAGAGtgcagggaggccaggcaggggcagCAAGACCCAGGGGGGATCTCAGGGAGGGCACAGGtacaggaggaggaaatgggaagtaGCCAGGGCTCATCAGGACACCACCCAGGGCCACTCTGGACGTCCGCAGGACAGCGAGAGCCTTGGCCAGCCAGCCAGAGTGCAGACACAGGGTGGACAAGTCACCTGCAGGGTGACCGTCACCAACATCTACAGCTAAGCCCTGTCACCACACCTGTGAGCTTTGGGGGCCGCGCTAGGGAGACCCCAGGAAACCAAGTTTCCTAGGGAGAAAGGACACTCCCAGAAGCTACAGGGCcgtgccacccccacccctgtgcctgTAGGCTATCTGCTTGTGAAAGGGCCTCCGAGGATCCCCCACGCCAACTGACCTTGGCCAGTGGGGAGGTCTTATAGCGTGCCAGGAAGTGCCTATAGCAGTCTGGGCGGGCAGAGGGATGGACCTGAGCTTCTCTGATACTCCAAGCACCTGATGGGGAGAAGGATGAGGCCTCGCAACACCAAAGCACCCATGACCCTCACAGACCCCTCCCTGCACAGTCACCCAGCACCGCCAGGGGGACACGTGTCTGAGCCACAGCATACATGTGGGGTCAGAGGACACAGATGGGCTGCACCCCACTGCTAGCCTGGCCCAGCCGGGGCCCCAGACGAGCCTACCTGCCCGGTACTGAACATAGCTCGTCTCACAGAGTAAACCTCAGCCCATCAGGCGGCTGGGCCTCCCTCAGGCCACCTGGAGCCCGTGAAAAACCTTGGTTGATCATGAGTATCCCACCCCACCCGGCTGCCCCTCTTCTGCTTACTGGACCAGCTATGGGGGTGGGGACCCATGCTGAGGTCCCAGGGGCCCCCTGGAGACCCCCagaccccagctccagccccgcTGGCCTCCTTCACCAGCATGGGCAGACTTGAGGCCTGATGGAGCCCCTCAGGGCTGTGGCTCTCCTCAGAGGGTCCTTCTTCATCTGACAAGGAGAAGGCACCTGGGGAGAACAGGGGGAGGTGGGGCACTGAGAGGAAGGAGCGGAGCACCGTTGCCCCCGCCCCCCGTTCCCCCTCCCATAGGCCTGGACCAGAAACACACAACAATCCCTCCCAGGCCCTCCACCCTTACCATCATCACCCTTGAGGGGTCCAGCACAGACGCCCAGCCGGAGTGGGGAAGCCGGGGATGGCTCAGGCACCTGCGGCCGGGGGAGCCCATTGGCCCCAGACACCGTGTCTTCCAGCTGCCTTGCATCCGGGCCTGGAGACAGAAGGACCCAGCCTGTGCCACACACCCCCAGTTCTGCACTAGAAACCCCAGGGAAGAAAGGGGCGCTATGCCACCCATAGAGACTGCAGGGCTAGCACCAAAGGTCATCACAAAGCCTGCCCGTGTGGTGGGGTCACTCACTAGCCTCGCAGGTCGGCGGTGCCCCAGGTGAGTCTCCGGCACTGCAGAGGCAACGAGAGATCAGGTGGGAAGGGTGCAGCAGGGTGGCGAGTGGACGTAGGTCTAGGGCAGACACTTGCCTTCCTGGTGGTGAGCTCTCCGGGGGACCCAGAATGTCCCAGAGGAAGATGGCATCCCCCACGCTGAGGAGCTGCTGCTGGTCAGGGGTGAAGGCCACAGCACGCACAGGCTCTGAATGGCCGATATACACCTGGGGGCAATGGGAGTCAGACACCGAGAGCTTCGAGGCACAGCGAGGGCGCCACGGGCCTCCGCTGCACACCGCAAGAGAGCGACGCATCCTGCAGGTCTGGCTGTTGAGTCCCCGGACCCCCCAGACGGGGGGTGTGAGGAGGAGGCTCTCAGGAGTGTCAGGCTCCAGCAAGCACAGGGGAGCTGGGGGTATCACCCACCTGGCAGCTGGGGCAGGCCTGTGTTGGGTAGTCCCACACCTTGATGGCCCGGTCAGTGGCCATCAGCAAGAAGCGGGCATCCCTgctgagggccagggaggggcaggccacAGGGGGGACACATGGCAGCTGCAAGAAATGTTCTTGTCAGTGACAGAAGATCGGAAATCACAGACCGCCGCACAGGGGAAGTCTCCCTTCTCAAGAAATGCCCCTTTGGAGGAGCAGCAGGTGGCCCAGGGCCGTCCCCTGCTCGATGCACTGCAGGCACTAAAGCTGGagcccagagggaaggggaggtcAAGCGGTTGACCACAGCCCTGGGCTCACCTCCCGGACCACGTGGCCCGAAGTGGTATCCAGCACCATGACCATGTTAGAGGACGTGGACACCAGCAGGTGGCCAGGGGGTCCGGGGCCAAAGCAGACGGCCACAGCTGAGTCCAGGCGGCTGCTGGCCAGGTCCAGCGCACTGACGTCGATTCGTAGCAGCTGGGGGAGAGCACCAAGGAGCCACCGGTGAGGGCCTCCGGAAAGAGCTTGCACCCCCCAGAGCCAGAGCACAGGAGGTGAGCGACCTCAGACACCCACTCAGCAACCCTGCCTGCCTGTGGCTCACACACTCCATGTCTGTGAGTCGAGGCAGCAAGGATTAGACCCTCTCTGGGGTGAGCATGGCCTCCCACCTGTCCCCTCAACTCCCTCGCACTCCACACAGGGCCGAGGagagcccctgcccctccctgaccccctccGCCCTGGTGGAACCTGGGACAGCCATGTGGCAGCCGGTGGGGGACATCCATGGAGTCTGCGGCCATGCCAGCACGGCCACACAGAGGGTTCCAGCTGACTCACCTCTTCCAGGGAGGCTGCGTTCATGACGGTCACCACGTACTTGGAGGGGCCCACAAAGGCCAGCAGGCGGCTGTCCGCGCTAACCGCCAGGGCATTGGGGGTTGGGTGGGCGTCCCGGCACACCATGTCAGCTGCCGGCAGCATAGGGGCACAGGGTCAACCGGGTGGAGACCCAAACCTGCCCCCGGCTGTGGGAAACAGACACCAGTGGGCACCAGCTACTGCTGGGATAGCTGGGGGTTCTCCTGGACCATGACCAGCTGCCAAGTGACCACCTGACTGTCCCAAGTTACAGTGGCCACAGGAGGAAACACACGCTCTCGGGTGACCCGACCCCTACCTAGTGCTCAGGCCATTCACCTGCAGCAGGGCTGGCACAGACCCTCACTGACCTCTCATTCTGGGGCGCTGAGAAGTTCTAAGACCACACTCACCCCAGAGCTGCAGGCAGcgagcagcccccaccccacgggGACCGGACGAGGAGATGGTCAGGAGGCTGGATGGGGCAGCACGGGGTCTGACCTGCCACACGCAGCACACGGCACGGGGTGCTGGCGCAGTGGTACTGGGCCAAGGTGCCCGAGGAGCAGGAGCTGAACAGGAGGCTGCCGTCGGGGCTGGCGGCCAGGCCGGTGACTGGTCCTCGGTGACACCTGCACCACACAGGGACGGCCACTGCCCCGGCCCTGAGCTGCACCGTCCCAGACCGCTCACAGCCGGTGCTGCCTGAGTTCccgggggggcagcagagggctgGGGCTCTCTGTGGACGGCCCTTCCCCACCCGGCCCCCCACGCAGCACCGCAGCCTCCACCACGGGCGTCTGTGGGGCTGGAACCAACTGGGCACCCACCTGTGCCCCGCCAGAGCCTCAGCAGCCTCCAGGCTGAAGGAACGGACGGCCCCACTGCTGAAGCCGCAGAATAAGGCTGGCCGCGTGGGGTGGAAGGCGACGGTACACGGGGCCTCCTCCGGGGACCTCAAGTCATAGAGCTGGAGGGCGGGGTCCATGAGGGCGGGCAGGGATGGGGCTGCCGGCCGGCCTCAGAGCCCGAGAGCCCATCTCTCCACGGGCCCCACAGACTGTGCAGTGCTCCACgcctgcctgggccccacccacCAGCCCGCAGTGCCTCCCTCTGCAATGGCTCCCTTCTGGCCGCACCCCACCTGCTGCAAGGTCGCCAGGTCCCAGACGCGGACAGTATGGTCCTGGGACACCGTGGCCAGCTGCCCTCGGCTGCCCTGGGTGGCCAGGGCCAGCACCGGAGCGGTGTGGGAGCGAACCAGCACGCTGTACTCCTGGGACGGGATGTCCAGGAAGCCCAGGTGGCCGGAGGAGGTGGTGGACAGCACACGCAGACCATCACGGCTGACGCACACTGAAGTGACCGGGCCCTCGTGCTCTGCGGACAGGGTGGCTCAGGGACCTCCCAGGCCTCCGCCACAACACAGACAAACCCCTTTCCTTGCTACCTGCAGCTCCATCTCTCTGTGGCAAGACGGGCAGCTCCCCAATGACCACCCACTCCTGGGCTCAGGACTTGACCCCCTGGAGGCCTGGGACTGACGTCTAGCCAGGGGATGACCCAGGGACACAACCCTCCCAAAACAACTCGGATGCTGAGACGGTACCGTGGTCCCACCTGCCTCcaggagcacagaggagaagTCCAGGGGCCAGAGCCGCAGGTAGCCATCCTCCGAGCCCATGGCACATACGGCCTGCGACACGCTGAGGCTGCTGATGGAAATGCCGGGGCCTAGGGGGCGGGCAGGGTCAGCCCACAGCACCAGGGCGGCTCCCCCCGCACCGCCCCCCATACAGCAGGGGACGGCCTACCGGAACTGAAGGTCTGCTTCTGTGAGAGAGGGCCGCCAGGGGTCCGCGTGGGCAGGAGGCGGCGAGCATACCGCACGGCCAGGAGCTGGTGGTCGATCTCCAAGACGTGTCCACTGCGGCCGCACACGTAGCTGCTCAGGGAGGTGACAAATGAGGACCGAAGGGGCAGGTGGGAACAAGACCCAGCCACTTATGGGAGTGAGGGTAGGGCTCACAGCGTATGGCCATCCTGGGCCCATCCAAAGGCCAGGTCGGTCAACTCCAGCACCCGGTGCTCCCCCAAGTCCACAGGGCAGGAACGCAGCTCCCCGCCGCGCAGCCGCCACAGCCGCACACTGCCCTGCCCGCACGAGGCCATCCTGCAGGGCAGAAACAGGACACTGTGGATGGTCCCCAAGCCAGGGAGCGGCAGGCTCAGACCCCATCTGGGCCCATGGGCTGTCGAGGCCTCATCCCAGCAAAGCACGGACAGCACCGTCACCTGGTTTCGTCAAAAAAGGCCACCTCAAATGCCTGGATGTCAACTCCGGTGTGCGTCTTTGCAAGAAGGACTGCCTCGCCGCCTCGTCCCACCTGGGCTGTGCCCCAGGCCATCACCACCTGCAACAAGCCCATACTGAGTGCCCATGGCCCACGCATTcgccctgcctgcctgtctggcCTCCCGCAGGCCTCAGCTCTTCTCTCCTACACAAGCCCGCCTGAGCGCTCGTTGGCTGAGGGTGTGGGGACGTTGGCCCCACAGCCCAGAGAAACCTATTCACGTGCTCCTGGGCTTCCACACTCGAAGGTGGGCGTGTCTGTGGGAACAGAGAAAACACCGACCCACGAGCAGAGATGGGCCCGCGCTGAAATATGAACCACCTCAGATACACCTGACTTCAGGAAGGCCACTGCGCCAAACACGGCCAGCAGAGACAGCAGGCGGCGGCAACACTGACTCTGCCCGAGGGCCTGAGAACGTGAGGCAACACACAGGGCACGCAGGGCAGCAGGCTGGGCAGGGGAGCTCTGCTTCCTAAGCGCTTTGGCCTCTGCCTGCACCCAGGCACAGGCCACCCTTGCCTCCCTGACCCGGGCCTGTTACCGTCCTCCCGTGGCGGTCCTTGCCGACACCACAGAGCAGCGCCCCACTGTTGGAAAAGCTGCGGATGGAAGGCAAGCAGTCAGTGTGGCTGgggccagccccccacccctcccagaggccccatgCGCACCTAAGGGAACAGAGGGCGTGGGCCGGGCTCCGGAACAGGGACAGGCACTCCCCAGTCTGGAAGTCCCACAGGCGCAGCATGCTTGGGGGCCGGGCCTGGGCCGAGGCCAGCAGCACGCCACTCCCATCCAGTGCCAGGGCAGAAACCTGCAGGAGGCGGCAGGGTGGGGGGACGGCCCTGGGCTCGCAGGCACGAGCCTTCCCTGGGACAGGCGGGTAGCACCCACCTTGTCAGTGTGGCCGAGAAAGCAGCGCTGCTCCCGGGTGTGGACGTGCAGGACGACAATGACTGCGTGACAGGGGTACACCACGGCAGCCCCGTCCCGGGTCCACAGCGCCTGCGCACAGGGGCCAGATGCGGATGTCACAGGCTGCTTGGCCTCcgccctccccaaccccagcacaCCCCGCCGCTGTGTcaggagcacacacacacatgcaggacCTCCCCCAAACCCTGTCTGCAATACTAGAAACTCCACGGTGGAAATAATGAAACACCAAGACCCACAGACGCTCGGTTTACGTCTAGAAGGACCTGGCAAGCACAGCGCCACAGATCCAAAACTGGTGCCCACACCAGCCCCACACGTCAGACAAGCATCAAAGCCTCACAGGACACGTGAGAGCTCTCGGGTCTAGGGACGCTCCAGCACCCGGGCCCGTGTGAGCGCGGCCTGCACTCCCAACAGAAGAAACGGACACCAGAACAGGAAGTCCACGCTTCCACTGAGCAAACGCCAGGCCGTGTGCCAACACGGACAGGGCCAGGCATTCACGGGGGGTGAGAGACTCCACACTCCAAGGAAACATAGATGTCCACGTAACCACCTTGGGGACTCCCGGTTTTCCCACTGCCCCCTCTGTGTACCTGACACACGACCCAGAAAGAGCACCACACCACTCACCCATTTGGTACTGTGGCCCCCAAAGCCAATGACTGCCTTGAGTCTCAGGATCGGATCCGGGAGAAAGCTCTGAAACAGGCGAACTCACAGTGAGACGCCAGGAGGTGAGGCTCCCATCGCACTGGGGCCGCACCAGCCCAGGCTAGCTCCTCCCTGAAAGCAACGTGGCCCCGGGTGGTTCCTGCCGGCTGCACCGTGGCAGGAAGCCAGGATTGGGCCTCAGTGCCAGATCCTGTGGGGACCtcagctcctgcccctgcccGCACTCCCAGGCCTCCACGTATCGCCTGGTGCCTCCTTACCTTTTGTCGGAAGAGATCCTTGTCCAAAGCCACCTCCTGCCTGTTGTGCTTTCGGCTAGAAGGCTGGACGACAAAAGGTCTCAGAGACCCAGCAGCCCTGAGCCACACCTCATCAGGGCCCCACTCACCTCGGTGAGAGAGCTTACCCCTCACCTTCCCAGGGCTAGGGCACTGACCTCGTGCACAGCCACATCCTCCAGGGCCATGGCAACCATGGTCGGCTTAGGCGCGGACACGTGAACACCGTTGCCAGCTGCATGCTTGTCAGTGACCTCCGCCCCGGCCGAGCGCTCTTGGCTACGGTCACTGAGGCCATTCACACTGGGGACCTCCAAGCGCTCGCAGAACAAGCTGACCTCTGGAAGGGGCCTGGGCACTGAGGGGGCCTGGCGCGACTGCAGAGGCACAAGTGCGTGTCAGCACCCTGAGGCTACCACCCTGCAGCCCCATCTCCAAGGAACAGGAGCACTCACAGCCATGGGACCCAACATCTGGACCGGGGAGGGCACACTGTCCTGGAAGGGATCGCTGAAAGCCACTGGGTGAGCGGGAACCTGCAGCATGCGCCCCAGGAAACCTGGAATGGAGCCAAAGGCCACAGAAGCCACTGAACAGAGCGCACAGAGGCCTGGAGACAGCATGGTCACAGGGCCTCGCCCACTCCTCCGAAGCCACAGCAACAGCTGCAGCCCACCCCTCTACGCCAGGCCCCGCACACCCTCCTAGCTGGAAAGTTTGAGGACACCAAGCACCCCACACCACCTCCCACATGGTCCTGGCATCTCAGGACAGCCTCAACGCTAGCCCTGGACCCCGTGGGCACCACCCTGCCAGGTTCGCCACCCCCATACAATATCAACGCCCCCTCCCGTGAAACGCCACGTTGCTGCAGGCATGAGCCCACATCCCTGGTGACCCCACAGGCCCACCTGCCTCAGGAGGGGAACGGCTCTTCTGAACCAGCTCAGGAGATGCTTTTGAGCTGTCACTTGGAAACCTTGACATGGCAGAGGTAAAGTTAGTGTCCAGGGACCGCCCTGCGCTCCCCTCACTGGCCTCCCTCAGGATGGGCGGAGCTGCTCACCGGATGTGGACATAGTGGTCATACCAGCTCTCCCCCTTTGGCACCGGGAATGCCATTTCTCGAGGTACAGGTGTGACAGGCAGCTTCGCTCGCTGGGCCTCAGCAACGGTAACAGCTACAGAGAGCGGGCCTGGTCCACGGAAGGGAGCCCATCCTGCTCCCTCTTCCAGCCCAGGCGGGTCTCAATACCAGGtacccccagcccagccaccaccacccctgcctcccacaggTGTCTCAGGAGCTGGGGGGCTCCGAGAGGGCACCGCACAGGCGTTTCCATCACAGGCCGGGATGTCAGCCCCTCCTGCTGAGaactcgggggtggggggagagaaccGGAGCCGGCAGGCTGCAGGCTGCACACAGGGCGGAAGTACAGCGCTCACCGGGGTCAAAGCACAAGTCGCTGGCGTAGAGGCTCTTCACGAGCAGACTCGCGCACAGCTTGACGCCCTTGAGATGGCCGTAGCGCCGGTTCAGGAACACCAGGAGAATGTCACGCAAATCAAGCTGTAGGCATGTCCAGCGGGCACCAGAGGGGGCAACAGCGGGCAGCTCTGAAGAACACGAGCCAAGACCAGCGCCCACGGTCTCACCGGCCAGCCCACGGCAGTCTGTACTCGGCCGGCGCCAACCATCACGTGCCCCCCAGCACCACCGGTCCTTGTGCCTGCGACCGcccacctccctctctgctctcaggCCGCCTCTCCCGGGCTACCGCAGCCCTTCATGTCCCGTTTCCACATCACCTTTTACAGATAACCCCGC
This genomic interval carries:
- the LOC100483007 gene encoding WD repeat-containing protein 90 isoform X3 translates to MAKDPAFGPCLEGLEAHSGIPALAGRGLASGDAPSCPRGSSHLRGPPVWQHPFLNVFRHFKVGEWKRSTKEGDVAAVTDKTLKCTVYRIRGSVSAGNYIQLPKTSTQSLGLTGRYLYVLFRPLPARHFVIHLDVATEDSQVVRVSFSNLFKEFKSTATWLQFPFICEAGLSVKELPAVAPSGARWTCLQLDLRDILLVFLNRRYGHLKGVKLCASLLVKSLYASDLCFDPGPLSVAVTVAEAQRAKLPVTPVPREMAFPVPKGESWYDHYVHIRFPSDSSKASPELVQKSRSPPEAGFLGRMLQVPAHPVAFSDPFQDSVPSPVQMLGPMASRQAPSVPRPLPEVSLFCERLEVPSVNGLSDRSQERSAGAEVTDKHAAGNGVHVSAPKPTMVAMALEDVAVHEPSSRKHNRQEVALDKDLFRQKSFLPDPILRLKAVIGFGGHSTKWALWTRDGAAVVYPCHAVIVVLHVHTREQRCFLGHTDKVSALALDGSGVLLASAQARPPSMLRLWDFQTGECLSLFRSPAHALCSLSFSNSGALLCGVGKDRHGRTVVMAWGTAQVGRGGEAVLLAKTHTGVDIQAFEVAFFDETRMASCGQGSVRLWRLRGGELRSCPVDLGEHRVLELTDLAFGWAQDGHTLYVCGRSGHVLEIDHQLLAVRYARRLLPTRTPGGPLSQKQTFSSGPGISISSLSVSQAVCAMGSEDGYLRLWPLDFSSVLLEAEHEGPVTSVCVSRDGLRVLSTTSSGHLGFLDIPSQEYSVLVRSHTAPVLALATQGSRGQLATVSQDHTVRVWDLATLQQLYDLRSPEEAPCTVAFHPTRPALFCGFSSGAVRSFSLEAAEALAGHRWVPSWFQPHRRPWWRLRCCVGGRVGKGRPQRAPALCCPPGNSGSTGCERSGTVQLRAGAVAVPVWCRCHRGPVTGLAASPDGSLLFSSCSSGTLAQYHCASTPCRVLRVAADMVCRDAHPTPNALAVSADSRLLAFVGPSKYVVTVMNAASLEELLRIDVSALDLASSRLDSAVAVCFGPGPPGHLLVSTSSNMVMVLDTTSGHVVRELPCVPPVACPSLALSRDARFLLMATDRAIKVWDYPTQACPSCQVYIGHSEPVRAVAFTPDQQQLLSVGDAIFLWDILGPPESSPPGSAGDSPGAPPTCEASPDARQLEDTVSGANGLPRPQVPEPSPASPLRLGVCAGPLKGDDGAFSLSDEEGPSEESHSPEGLHQASSLPMLVKEASGAGAGVWGSPGGPWDLSMGPHPHSWSSAWSIREAQVHPSARPDCYRHFLARYKTSPLAKSASVSSAGVERLLLKAVVGYNGNGRANVVWKPDTGFFAYTCGGLVVVEDLHSGAQQHWLGHPEEISTLALSHNAQVLASASGCSGTSSHCHIRIWNVPGGSCQHLISYHSTAVQALAFSPDDELLVTLGDYRDSTLALWSMATYELLASTHLPEPVHSVAFNPRDAGELACVGQGAITFWLVQQRGTNVSLQVRREPIPEEVGAGELTSLCYGATPLLYCGSNAGQVCVWDTSASRCFLVWDADDGEIGVLLCSGARLVSGSNTRRLRLWAVGAVPELRCKGSRARSSSVFMERELTLDGAVVSAVFHDSMDMGVVGTTAGTLWYISWAEGASTRLISGHRSKVNEVVFSPSTSHWATCSDDGSVRVWSLASTELLIQFQVLNQSCLCLAWSPPSCGRPEQQQVAAGYSDGTLRVFSISRIAVEFKMHPHRAALTAVAYSADGQTILSGDKDGLVAVSRPRTGMTFRVLSDHQGALIATIQSTNKEHGDFGAEGVDLWLAASSDQRISIWAADWPRGHCELVDWLSSPSPTLTEVPSHPPPCLVAFCPWDGALLVCAGLGVHPEVVFYSLHQKQVVERIPLPFFAVSLSLSPEAHLMAIGFAAQVGKTSLILSLVGEEFPAEVPPRAEEITIPADVTPEKVPTHIVDYSEAEQTAEELRDEIHKANVVCMVYDVSEEATIEKIRTKWIPLVNGETERGPRVPIILVGNKSDLRPGSSMEAVLPIMSQFPEIETCVECSAKNLRNISELFYYAQKAVLHPTAPLYDPEAKQLRPACAQALTRIFRLSDQDLDQALSDEELNAFQKSCFGHPLAPQALEDVKMVVCKNVAGGVRDDRLTLDGFLFLNTLFIQRGRHETTWTILRRFGYGDTLELTPDYLVPPLHVPPGCSTELNHLGYQFVQRVFEKHDQDRDGCLSSAELESLFSVFPAAPWGPELPLEVCAEAGRLSLHGYLCQWTLVTYLDVRRCLEHLGYLGYPTLCEQDSQAHAITVTREKRLDQEKGQTQRNVLLCKVVGARGVGKSAFLQAFLGRSLRGTREFAEERAIYAINTVQVNGQEKYLILCEVSADSLLATAPDATCDVACLMFDGSDPGSFALCASVYKADLPEGIPPPGLSPTEFCRRHRLPAPAPFSCVGPAKLSTAVFTRLAAMAAFPHLAHGELHTTSFWLRVTLGAIGAAVTAVLSFSLYRALVKSR